Proteins encoded within one genomic window of Labrys wisconsinensis:
- the gloA gene encoding lactoylglutathione lyase produces MSEVSTGFRMMHTMIRVLDLERSIAFYTELLGMTLLRREDFPGGRFTLAFVGYGPEASHAVVELTHNWDQAEPYAIGTGFGHIALGVHDIYAVCAALAKQGARIPRPPGPMKHGTTHIAFVEDPDGYKIELIGLDTMRQA; encoded by the coding sequence ATGAGCGAGGTTTCGACGGGATTTCGCATGATGCACACCATGATCCGCGTGCTGGACCTGGAACGCTCCATCGCCTTCTACACCGAGCTCCTCGGCATGACCCTCCTGCGCCGCGAGGATTTCCCCGGCGGGCGCTTCACCCTGGCCTTCGTCGGCTATGGCCCGGAGGCGAGCCATGCGGTGGTCGAGCTGACCCACAACTGGGACCAGGCGGAGCCTTATGCGATCGGCACCGGCTTCGGCCATATCGCGCTCGGCGTCCACGACATCTACGCCGTCTGCGCCGCCCTGGCGAAGCAGGGCGCCCGGATTCCCCGTCCGCCCGGCCCGATGAAGCACGGCACCACCCATATCGCCTTCGTCGAGGATCCCGACGGCTACAAGATCGAGCTCATCGGCCTCGACACAATGAGGCAGGCCTGA
- a CDS encoding FAD-binding oxidoreductase gives MSTAALPNATRLSALAAILPDGGLLTRDEDLERYSRDWSGDHVGRPLAVARPRSVEDVAALMRFCSAAGIAVVPQGGLTGLVGAAVAAPGGEELVLSLERMSKVRSVNPIDFAIVVEAGCILEEAKRAAEAQDCLLPITFGAQGSCRIGGNVATNAGGFNVLRYGMTRDLVLGLEVVLADGRVWNGLKTLRKDNRGYDLKQLFIGSEGTLGIVTAAALKLFPRPSRVETALVGLRSVEDAMALYALARRGCSDLLSAFELILRDGLEVALAARPDLTDPLARPYPAYVLMEASAGGEIDLRALIESFLASAGDLVEDGVVASSRAQAERLWLYRETMVEAQGRGGRYLRTDVSVPISQLADFVAQALAAVRHAAPQTQALAYGHVGDGNIHLNVIPPQGLAPADIAPLLHGAEEAIFAVVDRLGGSISAEHGIGRVKQRAFLERVDSVTLDLAKRVKTALDPQTILSRGRILPLVPSEDR, from the coding sequence ATGAGCACCGCCGCCTTGCCGAACGCGACCCGCCTCTCCGCCCTCGCGGCGATCCTGCCCGATGGCGGCCTGCTGACACGGGACGAGGACCTCGAGCGTTACAGCCGGGACTGGTCGGGCGACCATGTCGGCCGGCCGCTGGCGGTGGCGCGCCCGCGCAGCGTCGAGGACGTCGCCGCCCTGATGCGCTTCTGCAGCGCGGCGGGCATCGCGGTCGTGCCGCAGGGCGGGCTGACCGGCCTCGTCGGCGCCGCGGTGGCGGCGCCCGGCGGCGAGGAGCTGGTGCTGAGCCTGGAGCGCATGAGCAAGGTCCGGTCGGTGAACCCGATCGACTTTGCCATCGTGGTCGAGGCCGGCTGCATCCTGGAGGAAGCCAAGCGCGCCGCCGAGGCGCAGGACTGCCTGCTGCCGATCACCTTCGGCGCGCAGGGCAGCTGCCGCATCGGCGGCAACGTCGCCACCAATGCCGGCGGGTTCAACGTGCTGCGCTACGGCATGACGCGCGACCTCGTGCTCGGGCTCGAGGTCGTGCTGGCCGACGGGCGGGTGTGGAACGGGCTGAAGACGCTGCGCAAGGACAATCGCGGCTATGATCTCAAGCAGCTCTTCATCGGCAGCGAGGGCACGCTCGGCATCGTCACGGCAGCGGCGCTGAAGCTGTTTCCGCGGCCGAGCCGGGTCGAGACGGCGCTGGTGGGCCTGCGGTCGGTCGAGGACGCCATGGCCCTCTATGCCCTGGCGCGCCGGGGCTGCAGCGACCTCCTGTCGGCCTTCGAGCTGATCCTGCGCGACGGCCTCGAGGTGGCGCTGGCGGCGCGGCCCGACCTCACCGACCCGCTCGCGCGTCCCTACCCCGCCTATGTCCTGATGGAGGCCTCGGCGGGGGGCGAGATCGACCTGCGCGCCCTGATCGAGAGCTTCCTCGCTTCGGCCGGCGATCTCGTCGAGGACGGCGTCGTCGCATCGAGCCGCGCCCAGGCGGAGAGGCTGTGGCTCTACCGGGAGACGATGGTGGAGGCCCAAGGCCGGGGCGGACGCTACCTGCGCACCGACGTCTCGGTGCCGATCTCGCAGCTGGCGGACTTCGTGGCGCAGGCGCTCGCCGCCGTGCGGCACGCCGCGCCGCAGACGCAGGCGCTCGCCTACGGCCATGTCGGCGACGGCAACATCCATCTCAACGTGATTCCGCCGCAGGGCCTTGCTCCAGCGGACATCGCACCGCTGCTGCACGGGGCGGAGGAGGCGATCTTCGCCGTGGTCGATCGCCTCGGCGGCAGCATCAGCGCCGAGCACGGCATCGGCCGCGTCAAGCAGCGCGCCTTTCTCGAAAGAGTGGACAGCGTCACGCTCGATCTGGCCAAGCGCGTCAAAACTGCGCTTGATCCCCAGACTATCCTGAGCAGAGGACGCATCCTTCCGCTCGTTCCGTCCGAAGACAGGTGA
- a CDS encoding FadR/GntR family transcriptional regulator yields MALKLEKVSRGPHLPTLVASSISREIAQGRLKPGDQLPTEQVLATTFGVSRNVVREAIARLRSEGRVWSHQGRGAFVADKPDAGILTIDYDPQQAGEAFRSLFEMRGALEVEGAALAAERRTAADLAKMRAALDSMTAAPYGSVQWLKADLEFHLAVVGATRNVYMVQVLGFVAEKVRESILAAGGRQGSDDMARATVAEHEAILSAVSARDPAAARSAMAQHLRGAATRVGIGETKQRKRPATPGP; encoded by the coding sequence ATGGCGCTGAAACTCGAGAAGGTGAGCCGCGGACCGCACCTGCCGACGCTGGTTGCGAGCTCGATCTCCCGCGAGATCGCGCAGGGGCGGCTCAAGCCCGGCGACCAGCTGCCGACGGAACAGGTGCTGGCGACGACGTTCGGCGTGAGCCGCAACGTGGTGCGCGAGGCCATCGCCCGCCTGCGGTCGGAGGGGCGCGTGTGGTCGCACCAGGGCCGAGGCGCCTTCGTGGCGGACAAGCCCGATGCCGGCATCCTGACCATCGACTACGATCCGCAGCAGGCGGGCGAAGCGTTCCGCAGCCTGTTCGAGATGCGCGGCGCCCTCGAGGTCGAGGGGGCGGCGCTCGCCGCCGAGCGGCGCACGGCGGCAGACCTCGCCAAGATGCGGGCGGCGCTCGACAGCATGACCGCGGCGCCCTATGGCAGCGTGCAATGGCTGAAGGCGGATCTCGAATTCCACCTCGCCGTCGTCGGCGCCACGCGCAACGTCTACATGGTGCAGGTGCTCGGCTTCGTGGCCGAGAAGGTGCGCGAGAGCATCCTCGCCGCCGGCGGCCGCCAGGGCTCGGACGACATGGCGCGCGCGACCGTGGCCGAGCACGAGGCGATCCTGTCCGCCGTCTCGGCGCGCGATCCAGCGGCCGCGCGCTCGGCCATGGCGCAGCACCTGCGCGGCGCCGCGACCAGGGTCGGCATCGGCGAGACGAAGCAGCGCAAGCGGCCTGCCACGCCCGGCCCTTAG
- a CDS encoding type II toxin-antitoxin system RelE/ParE family toxin, with product MKRRPVIFTEEAAADLDWIYDTIAAASSPVTASRYEQRIRAFCERLELASERGTLRDDVRPGLRAIGFRKRVTVAFIVEPERVVILRIFYGGVDWENELSES from the coding sequence GTGAAGCGCCGGCCTGTCATCTTCACCGAGGAAGCGGCTGCCGATCTCGACTGGATTTACGATACCATCGCAGCGGCGAGCAGCCCCGTCACCGCTTCCCGGTACGAACAACGCATCCGGGCTTTCTGCGAACGCCTTGAGCTTGCTTCCGAACGCGGGACCCTGCGTGACGATGTGCGGCCGGGGCTGCGTGCCATCGGCTTCAGGAAGCGCGTGACCGTTGCCTTTATCGTCGAGCCCGAGCGTGTGGTGATCCTGCGTATCTTCTACGGCGGCGTCGATTGGGAAAACGAGTTGAGCGAGAGCTGA
- a CDS encoding type II toxin-antitoxin system ParD family antitoxin, translating into MAATEKRTFTLPAEQSAFIDQLVTSGTYATASEVIRDGLRALQERNAAVERWLREEVAPAYDRWKADPTGGITVEEMSERMRKRHAARMKGDV; encoded by the coding sequence ATGGCCGCGACCGAAAAGCGAACCTTCACCCTCCCCGCCGAGCAGTCCGCCTTCATCGACCAGCTCGTGACGTCGGGAACCTACGCCACCGCGAGCGAAGTCATCCGCGACGGCTTGCGCGCCTTGCAAGAGCGCAATGCTGCCGTGGAGCGCTGGCTGCGGGAGGAAGTTGCACCGGCCTATGATCGCTGGAAGGCTGATCCGACTGGCGGCATCACCGTGGAAGAGATGTCCGAGCGGATGCGCAAGCGCCACGCGGCGCGCATGAAGGGTGATGTGTGA
- a CDS encoding FadR/GntR family transcriptional regulator — MTIEASKLFGAIRKSPNLASGLVESFVAQIESGELRPGQRLPTEQALVAATGVSRTVVREALAALRTRGLVTTRQGLGAFVSADPAPAAFAVASEDLESISDVLRLLELRMSVEIGAAGLSAQRRTEGDLARMHAHLDRLEDAITSASSGAQEDFAFHRAVLQSTQNPYFVRFLDAFGSSIIPRQRLRLDAMTAQERQAYLRRIQREHRKILEAIAAGDAAAAQRAARDHLLKAYQRYEALGQQGDAHAPA, encoded by the coding sequence ATGACCATCGAGGCTTCGAAACTCTTCGGCGCAATCCGTAAATCGCCCAATCTCGCCAGCGGGCTCGTCGAATCGTTCGTGGCCCAGATCGAGTCCGGTGAGCTCAGGCCCGGCCAGCGTCTGCCGACCGAGCAGGCGCTCGTCGCCGCGACCGGCGTCAGCCGCACCGTCGTGCGCGAGGCCCTGGCGGCGCTGCGCACCCGCGGCCTGGTGACGACGCGCCAGGGGCTGGGCGCCTTCGTCAGCGCCGATCCGGCGCCGGCCGCCTTCGCGGTCGCCAGCGAGGACCTCGAATCCATCTCCGACGTGCTGCGCCTGCTGGAGCTCAGAATGAGCGTCGAGATCGGCGCGGCCGGGCTGTCGGCGCAGCGCCGGACCGAGGGCGACCTCGCCCGCATGCACGCGCATCTCGACCGCCTGGAGGACGCCATCACCTCGGCATCGTCGGGCGCGCAGGAGGACTTCGCCTTCCACCGCGCGGTGCTGCAGTCGACCCAGAACCCCTATTTCGTCCGCTTCCTCGACGCGTTCGGCAGCTCGATCATCCCCCGCCAGCGCCTGCGGCTCGACGCGATGACGGCGCAGGAGCGGCAAGCCTATCTCCGGCGGATCCAGCGCGAGCACCGGAAGATCCTGGAGGCCATCGCGGCGGGCGACGCCGCCGCCGCGCAGCGCGCCGCACGCGACCATCTCCTCAAGGCCTATCAGCGCTACGAGGCCCTCGGCCAGCAGGGCGACGCGCACGCCCCGGCCTAG
- a CDS encoding aldo/keto reductase, giving the protein MQSREFGRTGRKVSEIGFGAWAIGASWGKVDDEEAVAALHAALDAGITFLDTADVYGDGRSEKLIARVLAERGGPKPFVATKAGKRLPRQTVEGYTYENLRGWVERSLENLRMEALDLVQLHCPLTDLYYHPEVFASLDRLVQEGKIRNYGVSVERIEEALKAIEYPGVVSVQIIFNIFRQRPLDSFLGIAKARNVAIIARVPLASGLLSGKFKPDTAFEDTDHRKFNRHGEAFDVGETFSGVPYETGLAAVETIRPLVAGSATMAQFALRWILMHEAVTVAIPGARNPAQARANAEAAALPPLSAETMAKLEAIYDADIRPHVHQRW; this is encoded by the coding sequence ATGCAATCGCGCGAATTCGGACGGACCGGACGCAAGGTCAGCGAGATCGGCTTCGGGGCCTGGGCCATCGGCGCGAGCTGGGGCAAGGTCGACGACGAGGAAGCCGTCGCGGCCCTGCATGCGGCGCTCGATGCCGGCATCACCTTCCTCGACACGGCCGACGTCTATGGCGACGGGCGCTCGGAAAAGCTGATCGCCCGGGTGCTCGCCGAGCGCGGCGGGCCCAAGCCTTTCGTCGCCACCAAGGCCGGCAAGCGGCTGCCCAGGCAGACGGTCGAGGGCTACACCTACGAGAACCTGCGCGGCTGGGTCGAGCGCAGCCTCGAGAACCTGCGCATGGAGGCGCTCGACCTCGTCCAGCTGCACTGCCCGCTGACCGACCTCTATTACCATCCCGAGGTCTTCGCCTCGCTCGACCGGCTGGTCCAGGAGGGCAAGATCCGGAACTACGGCGTCAGCGTCGAGCGCATCGAGGAAGCGCTGAAGGCGATCGAATATCCCGGCGTGGTCAGCGTCCAGATCATCTTCAACATCTTCCGCCAGCGCCCGCTCGACTCCTTCCTCGGCATCGCCAAGGCGCGGAACGTCGCCATCATCGCCCGCGTGCCGCTGGCGAGCGGCCTGCTCTCCGGCAAGTTCAAGCCGGACACGGCCTTCGAGGACACGGACCATCGCAAGTTCAACCGCCACGGCGAAGCCTTCGACGTCGGCGAGACCTTTTCCGGCGTGCCCTACGAGACCGGCCTCGCCGCGGTGGAGACAATCAGGCCCCTCGTCGCCGGCAGCGCCACCATGGCTCAATTCGCGCTGCGCTGGATCCTGATGCACGAGGCCGTGACCGTGGCGATCCCCGGCGCCCGCAACCCGGCCCAGGCGCGCGCCAATGCCGAGGCCGCCGCGCTGCCCCCGCTCTCGGCCGAGACCATGGCCAAGCTCGAGGCGATCTACGACGCCGACATCCGGCCCCACGTCCACCAGCGCTGGTGA
- a CDS encoding amidohydrolase family protein has product MAAIIDSHHHVWDPDNGDYGWLDGPFAPIRRVFTARDLRPSLAANGVTGTVLVQTWNDLGETRDFLRLAEAVDFIRGVVGWVDLTAPDVAETLAALRALPEGRWLVGVRHLIQNEADPNWLLRPDVRRGLAAVAAAGLVYDLVPNLPQLPACLKTVADFPNLRFVLDHIAKPAIRSGEFEPWAELMRGFAPHRDHVWCKLSGMVTEADWQAWTPADLAPYVREALSIFGADRCLFGTDWPVCLVAASYDEVVAALRACVREVDAVDRDRIFGLSAIEAYGLTLDAR; this is encoded by the coding sequence ATGGCTGCGATCATCGACTCGCATCACCATGTCTGGGACCCGGACAACGGCGACTATGGCTGGCTCGACGGCCCCTTCGCGCCGATCCGCCGCGTCTTCACCGCTAGGGATCTGCGGCCTTCGCTCGCCGCGAACGGCGTCACCGGCACCGTGCTGGTCCAGACCTGGAACGATCTCGGCGAGACGCGCGACTTCCTGCGCCTCGCCGAGGCGGTCGACTTCATCCGCGGCGTCGTCGGCTGGGTCGACCTGACCGCGCCCGACGTCGCCGAGACCCTCGCCGCGCTGCGGGCCCTGCCTGAAGGCCGCTGGCTCGTCGGCGTCAGGCACCTCATCCAGAATGAGGCTGACCCGAACTGGCTGCTGCGGCCGGACGTGCGTCGCGGCCTCGCCGCCGTGGCGGCGGCCGGCCTCGTCTACGACCTGGTGCCGAACCTGCCGCAGCTGCCCGCCTGCCTGAAGACCGTCGCCGATTTTCCGAACCTGCGCTTCGTGCTCGACCACATCGCCAAGCCGGCGATCCGCTCGGGCGAGTTCGAGCCCTGGGCCGAGCTGATGCGCGGCTTCGCGCCTCATCGCGACCACGTCTGGTGCAAGCTGTCGGGCATGGTCACGGAGGCGGACTGGCAGGCGTGGACGCCGGCCGACCTCGCTCCCTATGTGCGGGAGGCTCTCTCAATCTTCGGCGCCGACCGCTGCCTGTTCGGCACGGACTGGCCGGTCTGCCTGGTGGCGGCGAGCTACGACGAGGTGGTGGCTGCGCTGCGCGCGTGCGTCCGGGAGGTCGACGCGGTCGACCGCGACCGGATCTTCGGGTTGTCCGCGATCGAGGCCTATGGGCTGACACTGGACGCACGCTGA
- a CDS encoding ABC transporter ATP-binding protein — MSLIAVDGVDTAYGAVNVNRDVSLSVGEGEVATILGPNGAGKTTLLRAICGALRPTRGRILVDGRDMTGQPPDRLAAAGIVMVPEGRRIFADLTVEENLRLGAYVRRDQSAVAADIERMQAYFRILAEKRGAKGGTLSGGQQQMLAIARGLMARPRLLLLDEPSLGLSPLMVKEVQAVIADVRRNFGAAVLLVEQNASLAFAVAQRGYLMQSGRIVAADTIEALRHSRLMRELYLGEGQGAAPAP, encoded by the coding sequence ATGAGCCTCATCGCGGTCGACGGCGTCGACACCGCCTATGGCGCCGTCAACGTCAATCGCGACGTGTCGCTGAGCGTCGGCGAGGGCGAGGTCGCCACCATCCTCGGGCCGAACGGCGCCGGCAAGACCACCCTGCTGCGCGCCATCTGCGGCGCACTCCGGCCGACGCGCGGACGCATCCTCGTCGACGGGCGCGACATGACCGGGCAGCCGCCGGACCGGCTCGCGGCGGCCGGCATCGTCATGGTGCCGGAGGGCCGGCGCATCTTCGCGGACCTGACGGTCGAGGAGAATCTGCGCCTCGGCGCCTATGTCAGGCGCGACCAGAGCGCGGTGGCCGCCGATATCGAGCGCATGCAGGCCTATTTCCGCATCCTCGCCGAGAAGCGCGGCGCCAAGGGCGGCACGCTCAGCGGCGGCCAGCAGCAGATGCTCGCCATCGCCCGCGGCCTGATGGCGCGCCCGCGCCTGCTGCTGCTCGACGAGCCCTCGCTCGGCCTGTCGCCGCTGATGGTCAAGGAGGTCCAGGCCGTCATCGCCGATGTCCGCCGCAATTTCGGCGCCGCCGTGCTGCTGGTCGAGCAGAACGCCTCGCTCGCCTTCGCCGTGGCCCAGCGCGGCTATCTCATGCAGTCCGGCCGCATCGTCGCCGCCGACACGATCGAGGCGCTGCGCCACTCGCGGCTGATGCGCGAGCTCTATCTCGGCGAAGGGCAGGGGGCGGCGCCCGCCCCCTGA
- a CDS encoding ABC transporter ATP-binding protein: MSALEIRGLRKAFGGVVALDGVDLSAELGEILGIVGPNGSGKTTLFNVVAGALKPSGGRITWLGQEIAGLPAHRIARQGLVRTYQQAMSFPDLSVNENIKIASEHGAEGVAPLMAPDDLLAFVGLAGRGDEIAGSMPFGNLRRLGIALALAARPKLLLLDEPAAGLNDSETSQLAEIITGLPGRGLGICLIDHDMNLIASICRRLVVLDFGTKIAEGTPAEVLNDRRVMEVYLGAPA, translated from the coding sequence ATGAGCGCGCTCGAGATCAGGGGCCTGCGCAAGGCGTTCGGCGGCGTCGTGGCGCTCGACGGGGTGGATCTGTCGGCCGAGCTCGGCGAGATCCTCGGCATTGTCGGGCCGAACGGCTCCGGCAAGACCACGCTGTTCAACGTGGTCGCCGGCGCGCTGAAGCCGAGCGGCGGCCGGATCACCTGGCTGGGGCAGGAGATCGCCGGCCTGCCGGCGCACCGCATCGCCCGCCAGGGCCTGGTGCGGACCTATCAGCAGGCGATGTCCTTCCCGGATCTTTCGGTGAACGAGAACATCAAGATCGCCAGCGAGCACGGCGCCGAGGGCGTGGCGCCGCTGATGGCGCCGGACGACCTGCTCGCCTTCGTCGGCCTCGCCGGGCGCGGCGACGAGATCGCCGGATCGATGCCGTTCGGCAATCTCCGGCGGCTCGGCATCGCCCTGGCGCTGGCGGCCCGGCCGAAGCTTCTCCTGCTCGACGAGCCGGCGGCCGGCCTCAACGACAGCGAGACGTCGCAGCTCGCCGAGATCATCACCGGGCTGCCCGGGCGCGGCCTCGGCATCTGCCTGATCGATCACGACATGAACCTGATCGCCTCGATCTGCCGGCGGCTCGTCGTCCTCGACTTCGGCACCAAGATCGCCGAGGGAACGCCGGCGGAGGTCCTCAACGACCGGCGGGTGATGGAGGTCTATCTCGGAGCGCCGGCATGA
- a CDS encoding branched-chain amino acid ABC transporter permease yields MAETSTLQHPREAGEAVGTAPVRLTLIERLALPVIVAVVLFGLPWLHPGYRILSLAASTCVSVVALYGLAILFGQAGIMSVGHAALMGVGAYAGAILARDAGLGFFTALPAAALFSALVAGLVGLPALRVGGHHFVIITFALCGLFTIILTNGGTFTGSATGLDVSPIGTILGVNFGRLQNLYLLVVAFMLASMGVTHLIMASRYGRTLRAIRENEVLAQAIGINTGLHKIIAFMVSGAFAGVAGILQLYFLQHISPDLYGAFPSVYIALMVMLGGPRRLLGPLVGAGIVSFLPEVLNLDPIDARIAYGVGLIVVILALPGGVMAGLASLYLALRRRIVR; encoded by the coding sequence ATGGCCGAGACATCGACGCTGCAGCATCCCCGGGAGGCCGGCGAGGCCGTGGGGACCGCGCCGGTGCGCCTCACGCTGATCGAGCGGCTCGCCCTGCCCGTCATCGTCGCCGTCGTCCTGTTCGGCCTGCCCTGGTTGCATCCGGGCTACCGCATCCTGTCGCTCGCCGCCTCGACCTGCGTCAGCGTCGTGGCGCTCTACGGCCTCGCCATCCTGTTCGGCCAGGCCGGCATCATGTCCGTCGGCCATGCCGCGCTGATGGGCGTCGGCGCCTATGCCGGCGCCATCCTGGCGCGCGACGCCGGGCTCGGCTTCTTCACGGCGCTGCCCGCCGCGGCGCTCTTCTCCGCCCTCGTCGCGGGCCTGGTCGGCCTGCCTGCGCTGCGCGTCGGCGGGCATCATTTCGTCATCATCACCTTCGCGCTCTGCGGCCTCTTCACCATCATCCTCACCAATGGCGGCACCTTCACCGGTTCGGCGACCGGGCTCGACGTCTCGCCGATCGGCACGATCCTCGGCGTCAATTTCGGCCGCCTGCAGAACCTCTATCTCCTTGTCGTGGCCTTCATGCTCGCCAGCATGGGCGTCACCCATCTCATCATGGCCTCGCGCTATGGCCGCACCCTGCGGGCGATCCGCGAGAACGAGGTGCTGGCGCAGGCCATCGGCATCAACACCGGCCTCCACAAGATCATCGCCTTCATGGTCAGCGGCGCCTTCGCCGGCGTGGCCGGCATCCTGCAGCTCTACTTCCTGCAGCACATCTCACCCGACCTCTACGGCGCCTTTCCCAGCGTCTACATCGCGCTGATGGTGATGCTGGGCGGGCCGCGGCGGCTGCTCGGCCCGCTGGTCGGCGCCGGCATCGTCAGCTTCCTGCCCGAAGTGCTCAACCTCGATCCCATCGACGCCCGGATCGCCTATGGCGTCGGCCTGATCGTGGTGATCCTCGCCCTGCCCGGCGGCGTCATGGCGGGGCTCGCGAGCCTCTATCTCGCGCTGCGCCGCAGGATCGTCCGCTGA
- a CDS encoding branched-chain amino acid ABC transporter permease, which translates to MDILLQQLINSLSVASVIILIGIGITLIFGLTGIINFAHGEFLMVGGMLTWLVIGQGGNFLLAAAAAVLGVGLLGFVLERGLFRLTLDRPMNGFIISLGLIVVLQHVVIRFWNSYQKAIPAPLTDVWEVGGVRIIEMRVAVVVVTAIIVAITFFGISRSRYGLALRASVADPDTAALMGVPVRRYVTGVFVYGSMLAGLGGALMIALFPITPFIGSVIVVRGFAVALIGGLGNVFGAVVAGLVLGLMDGLSAGYGLPEWTEAYSFVLMILILLLRPQGLLGGTAGPRAV; encoded by the coding sequence ATGGACATCCTGCTTCAGCAATTGATCAACAGCCTGTCGGTCGCGAGCGTCATCATCCTCATCGGCATCGGCATCACGCTGATCTTCGGCCTGACCGGCATCATCAACTTCGCCCATGGCGAGTTCCTGATGGTCGGCGGCATGCTGACCTGGCTGGTCATCGGCCAGGGCGGCAACTTCCTCCTGGCGGCCGCCGCGGCGGTCCTCGGCGTCGGCCTCCTCGGCTTCGTCCTGGAGCGCGGCCTGTTCCGCCTGACGCTCGACCGCCCGATGAACGGCTTCATCATCTCGCTCGGGCTGATCGTGGTGCTGCAGCACGTCGTCATCCGCTTCTGGAACTCCTACCAGAAGGCGATCCCTGCGCCGCTCACGGACGTCTGGGAGGTCGGCGGCGTGCGCATCATCGAGATGCGGGTGGCTGTCGTGGTGGTCACGGCGATCATTGTCGCCATCACCTTCTTCGGCATCTCGCGCAGCCGCTACGGCCTGGCGCTCCGGGCCAGCGTCGCCGACCCGGACACGGCGGCGCTGATGGGCGTGCCGGTCCGGCGCTACGTCACCGGCGTGTTCGTCTACGGCAGCATGCTGGCCGGCCTCGGCGGCGCGCTGATGATCGCCCTGTTCCCGATCACGCCCTTCATCGGCAGCGTCATCGTGGTCCGCGGCTTCGCGGTGGCGCTGATCGGCGGCCTCGGCAACGTCTTCGGCGCCGTCGTCGCCGGCCTCGTGCTCGGCCTGATGGACGGCCTCAGCGCCGGCTACGGCCTGCCGGAATGGACCGAGGCCTATTCCTTCGTCCTGATGATCCTCATCCTCCTGCTGCGGCCGCAGGGCCTCCTCGGCGGCACCGCCGGGCCGCGGGCCGTCTGA
- a CDS encoding ABC transporter substrate-binding protein, producing the protein MVTIAGRLAILVAGLTALAGPAFGQEDTVKIGVDAAQTGAFVSAGNTIGAGVTLAAKEINDAGGIKIAGKTYKIDLQNRDNRTDVNVAIAAARELVEDIGVSAIYGTETHDFSVSMTKITGPAKVLQFTGNSSLGAILTEEAVAPGGPLHYTFQTEPPEFQRSGSTARGVLKLLGKEIGQPLKKAVVFVADDATGQYLSAHYVKALEAEGQQVELIKYPPSTTDFTPLLTRAKSLNPDTVHFWYNGDITLIAFPQAVQLNVAKGYFLFGVDPGIWAERKLVSTAPVTLSCVPMCWGAPPSPEAKAYFDRYFAAGAAKGVQSSVSLLYYDYVHWYAKALEEAGTTDPDKVVAQLEGMKYQGVVSKVPLYFDKRHRVTFATEVCLVKPNTSDQFECAVEEPPAEPPAGDNAG; encoded by the coding sequence ATGGTCACCATCGCTGGACGACTTGCGATTCTCGTGGCGGGCCTGACGGCGCTCGCCGGTCCGGCCTTCGGGCAGGAGGACACCGTCAAGATCGGCGTCGACGCGGCTCAGACGGGTGCGTTCGTCTCGGCCGGCAACACCATCGGCGCCGGGGTGACGCTGGCGGCGAAGGAGATCAACGATGCCGGCGGCATCAAGATCGCCGGCAAGACCTACAAGATCGACCTGCAGAACCGCGACAACCGCACCGACGTCAACGTCGCCATCGCCGCGGCGCGCGAGCTCGTCGAGGATATCGGCGTCAGCGCCATCTACGGCACCGAGACCCATGACTTCTCCGTGTCGATGACCAAGATTACCGGGCCGGCCAAGGTGCTGCAGTTCACCGGCAATTCCTCGCTCGGCGCCATCCTGACCGAGGAGGCCGTGGCGCCGGGCGGGCCGCTGCACTACACCTTCCAGACCGAGCCGCCCGAGTTCCAGCGCAGCGGCTCGACCGCGCGGGGCGTGCTGAAGCTCCTCGGCAAGGAGATCGGCCAGCCGCTGAAGAAGGCCGTCGTCTTCGTCGCCGACGACGCGACGGGCCAATATCTCTCCGCCCACTATGTCAAGGCGCTCGAGGCCGAGGGCCAGCAGGTCGAGCTGATCAAGTATCCGCCCTCGACCACCGACTTCACGCCGCTCCTGACCCGGGCCAAGAGCCTCAATCCCGACACAGTGCACTTCTGGTACAACGGCGACATCACGCTGATCGCCTTCCCGCAGGCGGTGCAGCTCAACGTCGCCAAGGGCTATTTCCTGTTCGGCGTCGATCCCGGCATCTGGGCCGAGCGCAAGCTCGTCTCCACCGCGCCGGTGACGCTGAGCTGCGTGCCGATGTGCTGGGGCGCGCCGCCCTCGCCGGAGGCCAAGGCCTATTTTGACCGCTATTTCGCCGCCGGCGCCGCCAAGGGCGTGCAGTCCTCGGTCTCGCTGCTCTACTACGACTATGTCCACTGGTACGCCAAGGCGCTGGAAGAGGCCGGGACCACCGATCCCGACAAGGTCGTCGCCCAGCTCGAGGGCATGAAGTACCAGGGCGTCGTCTCCAAGGTGCCGCTCTATTTCGACAAGCGCCATCGCGTCACCTTCGCCACGGAGGTCTGCCTGGTGAAGCCGAACACGTCCGATCAGTTCGAATGCGCTGTCGAGGAGCCGCCGGCCGAGCCGCCTGCGGGTGACAATGCGGGCTGA